The Synechococcus sp. CC9605 sequence CAGCTGCTCCGTTGATCGGCCCTGCCGCCAGAGCCAGCGCAGCCGGGCATTGCGCCAGGCCTGCATCAGCACTCTCCGCGACTGCCAGCGCTCCCCGCTGGTGAGCAGGGAGCAGTTCAATGAACGGAGGGGAGCGACCTTGCTCAGGCGTTCCACCAGGTCCAGGTCTTCCATCAGCGCCAGGGGCCGGTAGCCGCCCACCCGCTCATACAGCTGGCGCTGAATCAACAGGCCCTGATCGCCGTAAGGCCGTTGCAGCCAATGGCTGCGCAGGTTCACCATCCGCTTCAGCAGCCACAGCATCGGCCGCCCGTCTGCATCCACGTTGAAGTTGAAGAACCAGGCGCTCAGGTGAGACTCCGGCCTGTCGAGAACCCTCGCCACCTTTTGATGCCAGCTGCCCGGGAGGCGGCTGTCGGCGTGCAGCACCAGCACCCAGGCATGGGAGCTGTGGTCGACGCCCCAGCGCAGCTGTGGCCCCCGTCCGGATTGCGGGTTGTCGAGCACGCTGGCACCGGCCAGCTGCGCCACCACTCGGGTCTGATCCCGGCTGCCTGCGTCGGAGACGATCACCTCCAAGTCTCCTGGCCATCGCTGCAGATCCGCCAGCAGCAGTGGCAGCCTGCTGGCTTCCTCCAGGGTTGGAATCACAACGCTTAGCCCTGCCATGGCTTGAGATCGCTCCAGTGATCCAGATCATTCCGTTGGGGGACGAGGGCGCATGACAGCTGCCGTCTGCGCGCCGCCTCCAGCGTTGCCTCCAGCACGGTCGGGCCGCCCCAGGAAATGCCGGTCAGCGGCCAGTGCTGCGGGCTGCGGATCAGGGATGCGCCGATCCCCAGCAGCCAGTACCCCCCATCGGAGG is a genomic window containing:
- a CDS encoding TIGR04283 family arsenosugar biosynthesis glycosyltransferase; this encodes MAGLSVVIPTLEEASRLPLLLADLQRWPGDLEVIVSDAGSRDQTRVVAQLAGASVLDNPQSGRGPQLRWGVDHSSHAWVLVLHADSRLPGSWHQKVARVLDRPESHLSAWFFNFNVDADGRPMLWLLKRMVNLRSHWLQRPYGDQGLLIQRQLYERVGGYRPLALMEDLDLVERLSKVAPLRSLNCSLLTSGERWQSRRVLMQAWRNARLRWLWRQGRSTEQLLRIYRR